From the genome of Dickeya aquatica, one region includes:
- the ribA gene encoding GTP cyclohydrolase II — MQLKRVAEAKLPTPWGDFLMVGFEETATGRDHLALVYGDISSPEPVLARVHSECLTGDALFSLRCDCGFQLEAALNQIAEEGRGILLYHRQEGRNIGLLNKIRAYALQDKGADTVEANHQLGFAADERDFTLCSDMFKLLNVAAVRLLTNNPKKVNILSEAGINIVERVPLIVGRNPKNEHYLATKAAKMGHLLDSQ; from the coding sequence ATGCAGCTAAAACGGGTGGCGGAAGCCAAACTACCCACCCCGTGGGGCGATTTCCTGATGGTAGGGTTTGAGGAAACTGCGACCGGGCGTGATCACCTGGCGTTGGTTTATGGCGACATTTCCAGCCCGGAACCGGTGCTGGCCAGAGTGCATTCGGAGTGTCTGACCGGAGATGCACTGTTTAGCCTGCGTTGTGACTGTGGTTTCCAGTTGGAAGCGGCCTTGAATCAGATTGCCGAAGAGGGGCGTGGCATACTGCTGTATCATCGGCAGGAAGGGCGTAACATCGGGCTACTGAACAAAATTCGCGCTTACGCGCTACAAGACAAGGGCGCAGATACCGTGGAAGCCAATCATCAACTCGGCTTTGCCGCTGATGAGCGTGATTTCACTCTGTGTTCAGACATGTTCAAATTATTGAATGTGGCCGCAGTACGGTTACTCACCAATAATCCGAAAAAAGTGAATATCCTGAGCGAAGCTGGCATCAATATCGTAGAGCGAGTGCCGCTGATAGTCGGCCGCAATCCGAAAAACGAACACTATCTTGCGACCAAAGCGGCCAAGATGGGGCACCTGCTGGATAGCCAATAA
- a CDS encoding ABC transporter substrate-binding protein, giving the protein MTIDKGWLASVLGALSLTAVSVQAAVVPAGVPLAEKQELVRANGSEPASLDPHKVESDVEGNLIHDFFEKLISVRDDGTVIPGLAERWENKDNQIWTFHLRPGLKWSDGTPITADDVVFSWQRLADPKTLSPYQSYVGSLHVLNADEIIAGKKSPQELGIKALDAQTVQVTLDQPLSYFLPMVDHYVMVTVPKAAIEKFGDKWTQTANFVGSGPFVPTEWVVNERISAKRNVNYWDNAHTVLNKVTYLVIVSNTAEVNRYKAGEVDVTYTMPNQLFKSLKQELPNEVKVSPFLSTYIYRFNTQKPPFNDARVRRALDLALDKDVIADKVMGQGQLPAYNYVPRGMAGYTSTQPEWASWTQQQRNAEAKKLLKEAGFDESHPLKFELLYNTSESHQKIAIAAASMWKQNLGAEATLLNQEWKTLLDTSRSGNFSVVRNSWGADYNEPSTYFDTLRAKDSNNAGKFNDKAYDEVLDKAVKASSLDERVKLYHQAEGILQQQMPLIPIYYYVRSQMVKPYVGGFKPDLKGDYYSKDVYIIKH; this is encoded by the coding sequence ATGACGATAGACAAGGGTTGGCTGGCATCGGTACTGGGTGCATTAAGCCTGACTGCGGTTTCAGTGCAAGCGGCAGTCGTTCCTGCCGGAGTCCCGTTAGCAGAAAAACAGGAACTGGTCAGAGCCAATGGTTCTGAACCGGCATCGCTTGACCCACACAAAGTGGAAAGCGATGTTGAAGGCAATCTTATACACGATTTTTTTGAAAAACTGATCTCGGTGCGTGATGACGGCACCGTGATACCGGGCCTGGCGGAACGCTGGGAAAATAAAGACAACCAGATATGGACGTTCCATTTGCGTCCGGGGCTTAAGTGGTCTGACGGTACGCCGATAACGGCGGATGACGTGGTGTTTAGCTGGCAGCGTCTGGCTGACCCGAAAACGCTGTCGCCCTATCAGAGCTATGTGGGCAGTTTGCATGTTCTGAATGCCGATGAAATTATCGCTGGCAAGAAAAGCCCTCAGGAACTGGGTATTAAGGCACTGGATGCGCAAACGGTGCAAGTGACACTCGATCAACCGCTGTCGTATTTTCTGCCGATGGTCGATCACTATGTGATGGTGACGGTACCGAAAGCGGCGATTGAAAAATTTGGTGATAAGTGGACGCAGACTGCCAACTTTGTCGGCAGCGGCCCGTTTGTGCCGACGGAGTGGGTGGTTAATGAGCGCATCAGCGCCAAACGCAACGTCAATTATTGGGACAACGCCCATACCGTGCTGAACAAAGTCACCTATTTGGTGATTGTCTCGAATACCGCAGAAGTGAACCGCTACAAGGCGGGCGAGGTTGACGTCACGTACACGATGCCGAACCAGTTGTTCAAGTCCCTCAAGCAGGAGCTGCCGAACGAAGTCAAAGTGTCGCCGTTCCTCTCTACCTATATTTACCGCTTTAATACCCAAAAACCGCCATTTAATGATGCGCGGGTGCGGCGTGCGCTGGATTTGGCGCTGGATAAAGACGTGATTGCCGACAAAGTGATGGGACAAGGTCAGTTGCCTGCTTATAACTACGTTCCGCGAGGAATGGCCGGTTACACCAGCACTCAGCCGGAATGGGCCAGCTGGACACAACAACAGCGCAACGCTGAGGCGAAAAAATTGCTGAAAGAGGCGGGGTTTGATGAAAGCCACCCGCTGAAGTTCGAATTGTTGTATAACACCTCGGAATCACATCAGAAGATTGCTATCGCGGCGGCCTCGATGTGGAAGCAAAATCTTGGTGCAGAGGCCACGCTGTTGAATCAGGAGTGGAAAACGCTGCTGGATACCTCCCGTTCCGGGAATTTCTCCGTGGTGCGTAACTCCTGGGGGGCTGACTATAACGAACCTTCAACCTATTTTGATACCCTACGCGCCAAAGACAGTAACAATGCCGGTAAATTCAACGACAAAGCATACGATGAGGTACTGGATAAAGCAGTGAAAGCCTCGTCGCTGGACGAGCGGGTAAAACTCTATCATCAGGCAGAAGGGATTTTGCAACAGCAAATGCCGCTCATCCCTATCTACTACTACGTGCGCAGCCAGATGGTGAAGCCGTATGTGGGTGGGTTCAAGCCGGATTTGAAAGGAGATTACTACAGCAAGGACGTTTACATCATCAAGCACTGA
- the gstA gene encoding glutathione transferase GstA has translation MKLYYKPGSCSLFPHIILHETRAKFTLVKVDLRTKKTEQGSDYLLVNPKGLVPALALDDGTVLTETVAIALYLADKAPQYNLIAPSSTIHHYRAIEWLAYISTELHKSFTPLFRPGTPELYKELLKSYLEQRFRYLNEVLSEHDYLVGNRFGVADAYLFTICRWAHELKFNLLQFPALSAYLERVSSRPAVEKALTAEGLEVKF, from the coding sequence ATGAAACTCTATTACAAACCGGGAAGTTGTTCACTATTTCCGCATATCATCCTGCACGAGACCCGGGCCAAATTCACGCTGGTGAAAGTCGACCTGCGCACGAAAAAAACGGAACAGGGAAGCGATTATCTGTTGGTCAACCCCAAAGGGTTAGTCCCCGCACTGGCGCTTGACGATGGCACGGTTCTGACGGAAACCGTCGCCATTGCTCTGTATCTGGCAGACAAGGCACCGCAATATAATCTGATAGCCCCGTCAAGCACCATCCATCATTATCGCGCCATTGAATGGCTGGCCTACATTTCCACCGAACTGCATAAATCGTTCACACCACTGTTTCGGCCCGGCACACCGGAATTGTACAAAGAGTTATTAAAAAGCTACCTGGAGCAACGCTTTCGTTATCTGAATGAAGTATTGAGTGAGCATGACTATCTGGTGGGTAACCGCTTCGGCGTAGCCGATGCCTATCTGTTTACCATTTGTCGCTGGGCGCATGAACTGAAATTCAATTTGCTTCAGTTTCCGGCGTTGTCGGCTTATCTGGAGCGCGTATCTTCACGACCCGCGGTAGAAAAAGCGCTCACGGCAGAAGGACTGGAAGTTAAATTCTAA
- the pdxY gene encoding pyridoxal kinase PdxY — MKNVLSIQSHVVFGHAGNSAAEFPMRRMGVNVWPLNTVQFSNHTQYGQWTGCVMPAEHLTEIAQGISNIDVLKDCDAVLSGYIGSPEQGGHILEIVRRVKAANPDAIYFCDPVMGTPEKGCIVPAGVSDFHCQQSLLASDMIAPNLPELELLSGSTIHTVEDAVIASRALCQRGPKLVLVKHLSRAAIHQDSFEMLLVSHDEAWHIRRPLVDFGPRQPVGVGDLTSGLLLANLLKGATPVQALEHTTAAVYDVMCMTKQLGQYELQLVAAQEGIVQPSQHFAATRL, encoded by the coding sequence ATGAAAAACGTACTGTCTATCCAGTCCCATGTGGTTTTTGGTCATGCCGGAAATAGCGCGGCAGAGTTTCCCATGCGGCGTATGGGAGTAAACGTCTGGCCACTTAACACCGTGCAATTCTCTAATCATACTCAATATGGTCAGTGGACCGGTTGTGTGATGCCCGCCGAGCACCTGACCGAGATTGCGCAGGGGATCAGTAATATTGATGTGCTCAAAGACTGTGATGCCGTACTGAGTGGTTACATCGGTTCACCTGAACAGGGCGGGCATATTCTGGAGATTGTTCGGCGTGTCAAAGCGGCGAATCCAGACGCTATTTATTTTTGTGACCCCGTCATGGGCACCCCGGAAAAAGGCTGTATCGTTCCGGCAGGCGTGAGCGATTTTCACTGCCAGCAATCGCTGCTGGCAAGCGACATGATAGCTCCCAATCTGCCTGAGCTGGAGCTGTTGAGTGGCAGCACTATCCATACGGTTGAAGACGCGGTCATTGCCAGCCGGGCGCTTTGCCAGCGCGGGCCCAAACTGGTCTTGGTAAAACACCTCAGCCGTGCTGCTATCCATCAGGACAGCTTTGAAATGTTGCTGGTAAGCCATGATGAAGCCTGGCATATTCGCCGCCCGCTGGTGGATTTCGGGCCTCGTCAACCGGTAGGCGTTGGCGATTTGACCAGCGGTCTACTGCTGGCAAATCTGCTCAAAGGCGCAACACCCGTACAGGCGCTGGAGCACACCACTGCCGCTGTGTACGACGTCATGTGTATGACCAAACAGTTGGGGCAATATGAGTTGCAACTGGTGGCGGCGCAAGAGGGTATTGTGCAGCCCAGCCAGCATTTTGCTGCAACGCGCCTGTAA
- the tyrS gene encoding tyrosine--tRNA ligase, whose translation MMASNLIQQLQERGLVAQVTDEAALAERLAQGPIALYCGFDPTADSLHLGHLVPLLCLKRFQMAGHKPVALVGGATGLIGDPSFKAAERKLNTQDTVQEWVEKIRRQVAPFLDFDCGDNSAVAANNYDWFGSMNVLTFLRDIGKHFSVNQMINKEAVKQRLNRDDVGISFTEFSYNLLQGYDFASLNGLYDVELQIGGSDQWGNITSGIDLTRRLHQKQVFGLTVPLITKSDGTKFGKTESGAVWLDPKKTSPYKFYQFWINTADADVYRFLKFFTFMDIEVINALEEEDKNSGVAPRAQFVLAEEVTRLVHGEEGLSAARRITQSLFNGNLGDLTEADFAQLAQDGIPMVELAGGADLQQALVDSELQPSRGQARKTIASNAITINGEKQSDPEYTFSAADRLFGRYTLLRRGKKHYCLICWKD comes from the coding sequence TTGATGGCAAGCAATCTGATCCAACAATTGCAAGAGCGGGGCCTGGTGGCCCAGGTAACGGACGAGGCTGCGTTAGCAGAGCGACTGGCGCAGGGGCCAATTGCACTGTATTGCGGTTTTGATCCGACCGCTGACAGCTTGCATTTGGGACATCTGGTGCCACTGCTGTGCCTGAAACGCTTTCAGATGGCCGGTCATAAACCGGTTGCTCTGGTCGGTGGAGCCACCGGGCTCATCGGTGACCCGAGTTTTAAAGCGGCCGAACGTAAACTCAACACTCAGGACACCGTACAAGAGTGGGTAGAGAAAATCCGTCGTCAGGTTGCGCCGTTTTTGGATTTTGACTGCGGTGATAACAGCGCGGTGGCTGCCAACAACTACGACTGGTTCGGCTCGATGAATGTGCTGACATTCCTGCGCGATATTGGCAAGCACTTCTCCGTTAACCAGATGATTAACAAGGAAGCAGTGAAACAGCGCCTGAATCGTGATGATGTCGGGATTTCATTTACCGAGTTTTCCTACAACCTGTTGCAGGGCTATGATTTTGCTTCACTAAACGGGCTGTATGATGTTGAGTTGCAAATTGGTGGGTCTGACCAGTGGGGCAATATTACCTCAGGTATCGATTTAACCCGGCGCTTGCACCAAAAACAGGTGTTTGGCCTCACCGTGCCGCTTATCACCAAGTCAGACGGTACTAAATTCGGTAAAACCGAAAGCGGAGCAGTCTGGCTGGATCCGAAGAAGACCAGTCCATACAAATTCTATCAATTCTGGATCAATACCGCCGATGCAGATGTTTACCGCTTCCTGAAATTCTTCACCTTCATGGATATTGAAGTTATCAATGCCCTGGAAGAGGAAGATAAAAACAGCGGTGTGGCACCGCGCGCGCAGTTTGTGCTGGCAGAAGAAGTGACCCGTCTGGTGCACGGGGAAGAGGGATTGTCAGCGGCTCGTCGCATCACCCAGAGCCTGTTCAACGGTAATCTGGGCGACCTGACTGAGGCGGACTTTGCCCAACTGGCGCAGGATGGTATTCCTATGGTTGAACTGGCTGGCGGTGCGGATTTACAGCAAGCGCTGGTCGATTCCGAATTGCAGCCATCACGCGGTCAGGCTCGCAAAACCATTGCCTCTAATGCCATCACCATCAATGGCGAGAAACAATCTGACCCTGAATATACCTTCTCGGCGGCTGACCGCCTGTTTGGTCGCTACACTCTGTTGCGTCGCGGCAAAAAGCACTACTGCCTTATCTGCTGGAAGGACTAA
- the pdxH gene encoding pyridoxamine 5'-phosphate oxidase: protein MTTEHDDVHHSESRNKVALSPQQAASVDIADLRREYTRGGLRRHDLSANPLDLFERWLKQACEAQLADPTAMCVATVDEQGQPYQRIVLLKHYDEKGMVFYTNLGSRKAQQLAVNSRISLLFPWHMLERQVIVQGRAEKLPMLEVMKYFHSRPRDSQIGAWVSKQSSRISARNLLESKFFEMKQKFQQGEIPLPSFWGGFRVSIDAIEFWQGGEHRLHDRFLYQREGQGWSIDRLAP from the coding sequence GAGTGTTGATATCGCCGATTTACGGCGCGAATACACCCGTGGTGGGTTGCGACGTCACGATCTTAGCGCTAACCCGCTTGATTTGTTTGAACGCTGGCTGAAACAGGCGTGTGAAGCACAACTGGCGGACCCAACGGCGATGTGCGTGGCGACGGTTGATGAGCAAGGGCAACCTTATCAGCGAATCGTACTGCTGAAACACTATGACGAAAAAGGCATGGTGTTTTACACCAACCTGGGCAGCCGTAAAGCACAACAACTGGCTGTCAATTCGCGTATTAGCCTGTTATTCCCCTGGCATATGCTGGAGCGTCAGGTCATCGTGCAGGGGCGTGCCGAAAAATTGCCGATGCTGGAGGTGATGAAGTATTTCCACAGTCGGCCGCGCGATAGCCAGATTGGTGCCTGGGTGTCAAAGCAGTCCAGCCGGATTTCTGCACGCAACTTGCTGGAAAGTAAGTTTTTCGAGATGAAGCAGAAATTTCAGCAAGGGGAGATCCCATTGCCCAGTTTCTGGGGGGGATTTCGTGTCTCTATCGATGCCATCGAATTTTGGCAAGGTGGGGAACATCGCCTGCACGATCGTTTTCTGTACCAACGCGAGGGGCAAGGCTGGTCAATTGACCGTCTGGCACCCTAA